From the Halobellus litoreus genome, the window CGGAGGCTCGAGAACAGGCACTGTACTCGAATCCGATGGAATCGTTTGATGAAGGGACGGTATTGAGCGGTTCGACGGACGTTGGCGACGTCAGTTGGATCACTCCCGTGGCACAGTTCTGGGGTGCCGCCTGGCCTGTAGGGACACCGTCGCATTCCTGGCAGGCAGTCGCAGCTAACGGAGATTTCGCTGCTAAGGCGGCGGTCTACGCCGCAAAAGTACTTGCCGGGACGGCATACGACCTTCTCTCGACTCCATCGATAGTCGAGGCAGCGGCTGAAGAACTCAGATCGACGCGGTCACACGATTACGAGAGCCCGCTCCCAGAAACTGCGGAACCACCTGCAGATATGGGTGTGAACTGAAATGTGCGTTCTACCAGATCCTGATCTTCCGATGACTGAATCCTACAAATCAACGATCGACAAAGACGGCGGCGACGAGAACAAGATGTCCACACAGACGGCAATTGTCAGCGATACAGCGGAGGGAGACTGTGATGAGTGAACGCACCCGGTACCGGCTCGAACAGATGACCTGGGAAGAGGCTGAGGAGGCATTCGAGACCGCTGACTACGTCGTCCTTCCGTGTGGAAGCACGGAACAGCACTCGCTGCATCTCCCGACGTCAGTGGATACGCTGCGTTCATCCCATCTCACGGATGAACTTGCGGAACGTGCGCCGGACCACGGACTCGAACTGTTAGTGCTGCCGCCGCTGCCGTACGGGTATTCGGAGCATCACCTTCCGTTCTCTGGGACAATCACGCTTGACGCCGAGACGTACTGTGAAGTCATCGTGGATATCGGTCGATCGGTGAAGAAACACGGAGGGAAGCGATTCCTTATCACGAATTTCCACGCCGGCAACATTGAACCGCACAAGCTTGCGATCGATCGCCTCCAGCGCGAGTATGATCTCCCGACACGCTACGTCAACTGGACAGACTTCGCTCGCGACAAGCTCGAAGCCCGCTTCGGTGACAAGTGGGGACACGCTGGCGAACACGAGACGAGCGTGATAGAACACTATCGACCGGAACTGGTACGGCAGGGGAAAAAGCAGCCACAGACCTTACACGATGTTGCCGAGTCCGAACAGTTTCGGTATTTCGATGATCTCACGGTGGAAGGTGGACTCGGCGATCCGACCGACTCCGACCCGGCGTTCATAGCCGACATTATCGAAGAGACAACGGACAAAGTTCTCAGCGACCTCAAAACCGGGAATCAAGATGTTTAGTAGGACCACCGGTCGTCGGCAGACGATGGTTTTCAAACAGAGAGCTACCGAGAGGGTAGTTGTGGGGACCGTCTGATGGCTCGAGCCAACGTATGTCTCACAGTGGATTTCGATGCAGTTTCCTCTTGGATTCATTCGTTCGACGAGGCCGATAGTGCGCGAAATCTCTCCCGCGGTTTGTTTGGGGTGGATGTGGGTGCACCACGTCTTCTCGAAATCTTCGACGACCACGACATTACGACAACTTGGTTCGTGCCCGGGCACACCGTCGAGAGTTTCCCAGACGCCGTCGAAGCTGTCTGGGCTGACGGGACAGGACACGACATCCAGCACCACGGGTGGTCGCATACTCGCCCCTCAACGTACGCCGATAAACCAAGCGAACGGGCGGATATCGAGCGTGGAATCGAGGCAATACAAGGACTCACCGGACGACAGCCAGTCGGATACCGGTCTCCTTCCTGGGATTTCTCGTCTAATACGCTCTCTCTGCTCGAAGAATTTGGGTTTGAGTGGGACTCCAGTCAAATGGCCACCGAGTTTCACCCCTATTTCCTTCGGCAGGGGTGGGAGGCACCGGTGGATGCTCCGTACGAGCGTGGGGATAAGACCGAGATAGCCGAAGTGCCGGTGTCGTGGCAGCGTGATGACTTCCCTGCCTTCGCATTTAGTCGTCAGCGCGGCTATGCGAACGAACGGGCAATCTTCGAGATGTGGGAATCCCAGTTTGATTGGATGTACCGTAACGTAGAGAACGGCACATATGTATTAACGATGCATCCCCAAATTATGGGATATTCCCACCGAATTAGTCACTTAGAATCACTCATTGCGACTCTGGAGTCATATCCTGATGTCGAATTTACCACTGTAGACGCCGTTGCATCTGAACTGTAGGAGTAACCCACAAAACCGCGGCAAGCCCCGATAGCGTTCCTACTCTCTGTTGTTGGATCTATCCGGGCGAATCTTATACGAGTCCCGACCCGCCGTCGACGTTCACAACACTTCCAGTCATATAGGCACTACCTTCCCCACAGAGAAAGTGAACGACTCGCGCGACTTCGTCCGGTTCGCCGAGGCGATTGGTCGGGAGTCGGTCGATGAATGCAGCTAATTCCTCGTCGGACCACAGATCGGAATCCGTTACCAGAGGAGTGTCGATAAGCCCCGGAACGACACAATTCACCTTGACAGAAGGCGCTAGTTGCTTTGCGAGTCCCTTTGTAAGGCCGAAGATCCCGGCCTTCGAGGCAGAATAGTGAACGCCCGCGCTTGCACTACCACGCTGCCCCGCTGTTGAGGAGATGTTCACGATCGCGCCCTCCTCACGCTCAAACATACGTGGTCCAACCGCGTGGGCGATGTTATACTGTCCTGTGAGATTGATATCAATAACTTCGTGCCATTCCTCAGGCGTGAGATCTCCGAGCCAGACGTACCGTGAGACTGCGGCGTTGTTCACCAGCGCAGTGATATTATGCTTATTTTCGATGTCATCAACAGCCTCGTGTACCGCCTCGTGGTCACGTACATCGACGTCATACGTCGAAACATCGTCGTCGTCAAATACGGTCTGGACAGTCGAATCGACGTCAAATGCAGCAACGTGATCGAGAGACTCGTCGACTCTGAATCGGTCAACGACTGCACGACCAATTCCAGAGGCGGCACCGGTAACAAGAGCACAGGTCGACATAGGTGATAACCCTCTCAGGTACACTTAATCTGCCACCATTCTCTGGTTACTCACCAATCCCATTCCGAGCATACGTACACGAATCAGCCATCTGCTAGTGCTGTTGGCTCGTGTTACTCGGCTATTTTACTCGGTCTCAATATATTTGGAGACAGCATTACGGGCCTCACGCCCGTAGGCGTGCGATGATTTCCTATCATACTCCATTTTCGTACCAAGCACGCCTGTTTCAAGAGTTCCGTCAGAGTTTTGATTTTCTCATTTCTGAATTTATTACTCTGTTGAATAGATTCTGAGACACGGTTACAGCGGCTCACACAGCGATTCTATGTTGATGATGGCGAACATCAGGATAATTTCACGGAACTGGCGATACCAGCCGAGCGCGATAGGATCTCCGTCTAACGAATGGGGCGTAGTGTAGCCTCCGTTGCTCTCCCAGACGAACCGATAGAACGCGTCCATTCGATGTGCGCGTGGTTTTACGGTCTCGAATGCGTATCCCTCTCCCTTCTTCGGCATGATACCAAAGACGAGCAACCACGAGAGACAATCTTCCCGGACTGACTCGTAATCGAGGCGTTACCGTCGATTGAGGTATTCAGCGGAGGGTTCCGGAACGTGGGTAATCCCGTCGAGATCAACCATCGTATTCCTCCGAAGTGATCCGGCGAATCCGGTTGGCAAAGCAATTCGAAAACTACACGACAGCGTCGGGGTTGTACTTCCGTCGAGTGTAATTGCCCTGATGCGACATTGTGACTCTCCATTCGCAATGGGCAAAACCGCCAGACGGCGTCGGGAGAAGTGCTCCGTCAGGGATTCGAACCCTGGTCCTTGCCGTGAGAGGGCAAGATGATTGGCCGGACTACACCAACGGAGCCATCTTGCATTCTTCGGTATCGCCGGGATGTGTAAAACGGTTCCGTTTTGGCCCCGCCGTGCGGTGGTGTCCCGAACGGCGTCCGGCGGAAACGGCGGCGCTATTCGCTATCTTCGGCGTCTTCGTCGGCCGATCCGTATTCGTCGATCACCTCGGCGATCTCGTCTTCGGAAACCGGCCGATAGCCGTCGGCCGTGATCGTGGCGACGGTCACGCTCGCGGCGTCGAGGTCGTCGTTGTTCGCAAGGAGGGCTCGGACCGCGATCTCGACACCGTCGTCGACGGAGAGCGCTTCGGACCAGTTGGATTCGAGGAACTCCTGGATGTCGTCGCGACCGGATCCGATAGCGACCGCCCGCCACTCTTGGGGTGCACCCGAGGGATCGGTCTGATAGAGTCGCGGTTCCGAGCCCGAGTCGTCCATCCCCGCGATCAGGAGTGCGGCCCCGAACGGTCTCGTCCCGCCGTACTGCGTCGTCTCCTGAATCTCGTCGGAGAGCGTCTTCGTGAGCGTTTCGACGCCGAGCGGTTCGCCGTAGCGAAGGCGGTTCCGCTGGGCGGCCGTCCGCGCCCCGTCGATCAGTCGGCGGGCGTCGGCGACGTGGCCGGCCGAGGCCGCTCCCAGGAAGTCGTCGAGTTTGTGGAGTTTCTCGATGCTGTCGCCCTCCATCAGCGAGGAACTGGTCCGGCGCTGTGCGGCGAGTACGACGCCGTCGGCGGTCCGAATCCCGAGGCTCGGTGCACCGCGCTTGACCGCTTCGCGAGCGTACTCGACCTGATAGATGCGTCCGTCGGGAGAGAAGAGCGAGGTCCCCCGGTCGTACGCCTGCTGGTCGTTTCGGTTCATCTATCCCCACTCCGATCCGTGGACGGATAAAGCCACCACCGGCACACGTTTTTACCGGAATCGGAGCCCATCTTCGGTTCAGGAATCAGTCTCCACGACGTCGGCTTCGGGCGCGTTTTGCTTGACGCTCTCGATTCCCTGCGTCGCCTTCTGTTTGGTCGCGTAGCCCTCACCGCTGTCGGCGATGATGTTGCCGTTGTCGTGGACGAGCCGCCAGCGGTACTTCCCGGAGCGGTCCTCGTACACCTCGAACGTGGCGCTCATACGGCCGACCGTTGTGCCGCGTGTCGCAAAAGCGTACTCCCGGTGGCGATGCGGACTGCTCGTCTCCGGGCGACGCGGACCGCCTGCCCCCGGAGACCGCGGCCCTCAGCCGTCGACGCGCTCGTACGTGACAAAGTCGAACTCGTCGCGAGAGTCGCGATCCGCCTCGATCCACTCGTCGTCGTCCGGGACCGGAAAGCGCGTGTCGCCGTCGTAGGTCCCGTGAATCTCCGTGAGCACGAGGCGCGTCGCGTGCGGGAGGAACTGCTCGTAAATTCGACCGCCGCCCGCGACGTACGCCGTCTCGACGCCCCGTTCGGCGGCGTCGGCTTCGGCTCGTTCGACGGCCTCCGCGACGGAGTTCGCGAGCACCGCCCCCTCGGGAAGTTCCAGCGACTGGGAGGAGAGCACGACGCTCGTCCGGCCCGGGAACGGTTCCCCGAGGGCGTCGACGACCGTCTCGTAGGTCTTGCGTCCGACGATCACCGGGTGCCCGGTCGTCGTCCGTTTGAAGTGTTTCAGGTCCTCGGCGTAGTGCCAGGGCATTCCGCCGTCGCGGCCGATCACGCCGTTCTCGGCGACTGCGGCGATCAGGACGATTTCGAGGTCGGTGTCGAGGCTCTCGTCTGCGGCGTCCCCAGCGTCGGCCCGGGGGCCGGCGTCGACGTCGGAATCGGCGGTCTCAGAGGCGGCGTCCGTCTCCGAGGTCATCACTCGGCCACCGCGAAGCGGATTCCGGGCGCGGGATCGTACCCCGACAGTTCGACGTCGTCGAAGGCGAGTTCGTCGAGGGGAACGTCGGCCACGTCGATGGCGGGCCGCTCGCGCGGCTCGCGTGCGCACTGTTCGAGCAGGCCGGGGACGTGATCGTACCGCTCCTCGCCGTCGGCCTCCGGTGGAGCCGCGTCTTCGAGCCACTCACGGACCTCGCGGTACTCGGACCGCTCCTCAACGGCCGCGACCCGCGACTGCAACGCGTCGAGGTTGTCGGCGTACCACGCGCCGCGTTCGCCGGCCCCGCAGTAGATGTGCGAATCGACGACCGAGTGCGCGAACCGTCCCGGCTCGAAGCCGGTCCGCTGCGCGATGGCGGTCGCCAGCAGCGAGTACGCCGCGATGTTGAACGGGATCCCGAGCGCGACGTCGCCGGACCGCTGGTGCAGGTGCACGTTCAGTTCGTCGCCCTGAACGTTGAGCACGAACGTGTAGTGACACGGCGGCAGCGTCGAGACGGCGGCGTTCGCCGGGTGCCACGCGTTGACGACGATGCGCCGGGAGTTGGGGTTCTCGCGCAACTGATCGAGGACGTACTGGATCTGATCGAACGTCCCCTCGTCGTTCATCCAGCGGTGGTCGTCGTCGGGCCACGACTCGCCGGGGAGCCCCTCCTCGGGAACGGGGAACCGACGCCAGAAGCGCCCGTAGGCGGTGTCGAGATGCCCCGCCTCGTCGGCCCAGGCGTCCCAGATTCCGGTCTCCTCGCGGAGGCTCCGGATGTGTTCCTCGCCGGAGAGGTACCAGACGAACTCGTGGATCAGCGAGTTCCACCGCGCCCCCGAGAGGTCCTTCGTCGTGAGCAGCGGGAACCCCGCCGAGAGGTCGACTTCGTAGTGGCGGCTGAACGCGGATATCGTGTCCACGCCGGTGCGGTTCGGCTTGTGTCCCCCGGTTTCGAGGACGTCGGTGACGAGATCGAGGTACTGACGCATAAGGATCGGGTTGGCGTACGTTGCTCGCCCCGCAATCTTGAATCGTTCGGGTGGTCGGGAACCGTCGTCCGACACTTAAGTGACCGCGCCGCAAACGGCTCCCCGATGGCGACGCTCGCAGAGCCCGCGGTGCTCGCCGCCGCGAAGGACGCGCTGTACCCCGACCTCGAAAACCGAGACGATCAGTACGCAGTCACGGAGTCGCAGTTCACGGCCGACTCGTGGGGTGGGTGGTGCGTCCCCGACGACATCCGCGATCGGCTCCGCCCGTTCAATTCGATCCGGCTCGAGTCGGGCGAGCCG encodes:
- the thyA gene encoding thymidylate synthase, with translation MRQYLDLVTDVLETGGHKPNRTGVDTISAFSRHYEVDLSAGFPLLTTKDLSGARWNSLIHEFVWYLSGEEHIRSLREETGIWDAWADEAGHLDTAYGRFWRRFPVPEEGLPGESWPDDDHRWMNDEGTFDQIQYVLDQLRENPNSRRIVVNAWHPANAAVSTLPPCHYTFVLNVQGDELNVHLHQRSGDVALGIPFNIAAYSLLATAIAQRTGFEPGRFAHSVVDSHIYCGAGERGAWYADNLDALQSRVAAVEERSEYREVREWLEDAAPPEADGEERYDHVPGLLEQCAREPRERPAIDVADVPLDELAFDDVELSGYDPAPGIRFAVAE
- a CDS encoding HVO_2922 family protein gives rise to the protein MSATFEVYEDRSGKYRWRLVHDNGNIIADSGEGYATKQKATQGIESVKQNAPEADVVETDS
- a CDS encoding creatininase family protein — translated: MTWEEAEEAFETADYVVLPCGSTEQHSLHLPTSVDTLRSSHLTDELAERAPDHGLELLVLPPLPYGYSEHHLPFSGTITLDAETYCEVIVDIGRSVKKHGGKRFLITNFHAGNIEPHKLAIDRLQREYDLPTRYVNWTDFARDKLEARFGDKWGHAGEHETSVIEHYRPELVRQGKKQPQTLHDVAESEQFRYFDDLTVEGGLGDPTDSDPAFIADIIEETTDKVLSDLKTGNQDV
- a CDS encoding SDR family NAD(P)-dependent oxidoreductase, translating into MSTCALVTGAASGIGRAVVDRFRVDESLDHVAAFDVDSTVQTVFDDDDVSTYDVDVRDHEAVHEAVDDIENKHNITALVNNAAVSRYVWLGDLTPEEWHEVIDINLTGQYNIAHAVGPRMFEREEGAIVNISSTAGQRGSASAGVHYSASKAGIFGLTKGLAKQLAPSVKVNCVVPGLIDTPLVTDSDLWSDEELAAFIDRLPTNRLGEPDEVARVVHFLCGEGSAYMTGSVVNVDGGSGLV
- a CDS encoding polysaccharide deacetylase family protein, yielding MARANVCLTVDFDAVSSWIHSFDEADSARNLSRGLFGVDVGAPRLLEIFDDHDITTTWFVPGHTVESFPDAVEAVWADGTGHDIQHHGWSHTRPSTYADKPSERADIERGIEAIQGLTGRQPVGYRSPSWDFSSNTLSLLEEFGFEWDSSQMATEFHPYFLRQGWEAPVDAPYERGDKTEIAEVPVSWQRDDFPAFAFSRQRGYANERAIFEMWESQFDWMYRNVENGTYVLTMHPQIMGYSHRISHLESLIATLESYPDVEFTTVDAVASEL
- the psmA gene encoding archaeal proteasome endopeptidase complex subunit alpha, producing MNRNDQQAYDRGTSLFSPDGRIYQVEYAREAVKRGAPSLGIRTADGVVLAAQRRTSSSLMEGDSIEKLHKLDDFLGAASAGHVADARRLIDGARTAAQRNRLRYGEPLGVETLTKTLSDEIQETTQYGGTRPFGAALLIAGMDDSGSEPRLYQTDPSGAPQEWRAVAIGSGRDDIQEFLESNWSEALSVDDGVEIAVRALLANNDDLDAASVTVATITADGYRPVSEDEIAEVIDEYGSADEDAEDSE
- a CDS encoding dihydrofolate reductase, yielding MTSETDAASETADSDVDAGPRADAGDAADESLDTDLEIVLIAAVAENGVIGRDGGMPWHYAEDLKHFKRTTTGHPVIVGRKTYETVVDALGEPFPGRTSVVLSSQSLELPEGAVLANSVAEAVERAEADAAERGVETAYVAGGGRIYEQFLPHATRLVLTEIHGTYDGDTRFPVPDDDEWIEADRDSRDEFDFVTYERVDG